In one window of Methanosarcina vacuolata Z-761 DNA:
- a CDS encoding CPBP family intramembrane glutamic endopeptidase has product MAISDFISSELEAGKTSLPELGKMLKMQNEEKSGFLKKIIYAGIPVAAITLIELLIFGGRLREASIAYTLLLLSLSYSISVLKKTEIRKIYQALLLLTIFRLVNFSMPIFFERNLYSFIFIYAPMAIPITLATVHQKVIYEKKRDTLKRIWIYLPLSILAGLVFGQVEYVMIGARELIPDLSLRNLLILIIIMVFIVGLIEELIFRSILQTSLEEFLGPAWGIFLSSLLFGIMHSTYGTPYEMAYTFLLGGFLGYLFYKTRSLPLVVMIHGSINVFLFGIIPHAGPIIGLI; this is encoded by the coding sequence ATGGCAATCTCGGATTTTATATCTTCAGAGCTGGAAGCGGGAAAGACCTCTCTGCCGGAGCTCGGGAAAATGCTTAAAATGCAAAATGAAGAAAAAAGCGGGTTCCTGAAAAAGATAATTTATGCAGGAATCCCTGTAGCTGCAATTACCCTTATCGAATTGTTGATTTTCGGAGGAAGGTTAAGAGAAGCTTCAATAGCTTATACCTTGCTTCTGCTCTCGCTTTCATATTCAATATCAGTTTTAAAAAAGACTGAAATAAGAAAAATCTACCAAGCCCTCCTGCTTCTGACAATTTTCAGATTGGTAAATTTTTCAATGCCAATTTTTTTTGAGAGAAATCTTTATTCATTCATATTTATCTATGCACCCATGGCAATTCCAATAACTCTTGCTACCGTGCATCAGAAAGTGATATATGAGAAAAAAAGAGACACTCTGAAGAGGATATGGATCTACCTTCCTCTATCTATTCTTGCAGGCCTGGTTTTTGGACAGGTAGAATATGTAATGATAGGGGCCAGAGAACTGATACCAGATCTCTCATTGAGAAACCTGCTGATACTCATAATTATAATGGTTTTTATTGTAGGGCTTATAGAAGAACTCATCTTCAGGTCAATTCTCCAGACAAGCCTGGAAGAATTCCTGGGACCAGCCTGGGGAATTTTTCTTTCAAGCCTCCTTTTCGGGATAATGCATTCTACTTACGGCACTCCTTACGAAATGGCATATACCTTCCTTTTAGGAGGTTTTTTAGGATACCTATTTTATAAAACCCGAAGTCTTCCCCTTGTGGTAATGATTCACGGCTCAATAAATGTGTTCTTGTTTGGGATAATCCCACATGCAGGACCCATAATTGGATTGATATAA
- a CDS encoding DUF1616 domain-containing protein, whose translation MAGNRQLSMDLLFVAGFVFITNIFILVPVLSDSFLHTYLGIIIVLFLPGYALTGALFPAKKDLDGIERAAISFGLSISIAPLLGLGLNYSSWGIREIPLLTEFSIFTLLMCAIAYYRRGLLPETEAFGVSFKRCYLSMKARILEKTESKTDKVIAVILILSILASMGSLAYIIGNPKEGEHFTEFYILGNNSKIGDYPTEFVQGEKGTVTVGIINHEYRPMDYTIDVRLENRSLPESKKQISLGNNMSWEQTVNFTPPLEGKNMKLEFLLFNETEKTIPYRNLHLWINVTEEA comes from the coding sequence ATGGCCGGAAATAGACAACTTTCCATGGACCTGCTGTTTGTTGCAGGTTTTGTGTTTATTACTAACATCTTCATACTCGTACCTGTACTTAGCGACAGTTTCCTGCACACGTACCTGGGAATTATTATTGTGCTTTTCTTGCCGGGCTATGCACTCACTGGAGCTCTCTTCCCAGCAAAAAAAGATCTTGACGGAATTGAGAGAGCTGCAATTTCCTTCGGACTGAGTATTTCAATCGCCCCATTATTGGGACTTGGCCTGAACTATTCCAGCTGGGGTATCAGGGAGATTCCTCTGCTGACAGAATTTTCAATTTTTACTCTCCTGATGTGTGCAATTGCATATTACAGAAGAGGACTGCTGCCTGAAACCGAAGCCTTTGGAGTTTCATTCAAAAGATGTTACCTTAGCATGAAAGCCAGAATTCTTGAAAAGACCGAATCGAAAACTGATAAAGTTATTGCGGTTATCCTTATCCTTTCTATTCTGGCCTCTATGGGAAGCCTCGCTTATATTATAGGAAACCCTAAAGAGGGAGAGCACTTTACCGAATTCTATATTCTTGGAAACAACAGTAAGATCGGAGACTATCCTACAGAGTTTGTACAGGGAGAAAAAGGAACAGTTACTGTAGGGATCATAAACCACGAGTACAGGCCAATGGATTATACAATAGATGTAAGGCTCGAAAACAGGTCGCTTCCGGAAAGTAAGAAACAGATAAGCCTGGGGAATAATATGTCCTGGGAACAAACAGTTAATTTTACGCCACCTCTTGAAGGAAAGAATATGAAACTAGAGTTTCTGCTCTTTAATGAAACTGAGAAAACCATACCTTACCGGAACCTGCATCTCTGGATTAATGTTACTGAGGAGGCCTGA